Proteins co-encoded in one Petrotoga sp. 9PW.55.5.1 genomic window:
- a CDS encoding ATP-binding protein codes for MIQKHTIINLHRDWKEDVKLYSKTGEKFEFNVFSYKLGYSRYCYFEYRKEKTQQDVFECLISAFKQTGGIPKEIFGTPMLAQAILYRLLHHSHVISIKGKFYAHIVKVKRHRRWSIA; via the coding sequence TTGATTCAAAAACATACCATAATCAACCTTCATAGAGATTGGAAAGAAGATGTAAAACTATATTCGAAAACAGGAGAAAAATTTGAATTCAATGTATTTAGCTACAAGTTAGGATACTCGAGATACTGTTACTTTGAATACAGGAAAGAAAAGACACAACAAGATGTATTTGAATGTTTAATATCGGCATTTAAGCAAACGGGAGGTATTCCAAAAGAGATATTTGGTACTCCAATGTTAGCTCAAGCTATTTTATATAGACTTTTGCATCATTCGCATGTAATTTCAATAAAAGGCAAATTTTACGCCCACATAGTTAAGGTAAAACGACATAGGAGATGGAGTATTGCCTGA
- the cas2 gene encoding CRISPR-associated endonuclease Cas2: protein MYVIITYDISEKKVSVVNKLLKKYLTWTQNSVFEGNLSVGVLKKCLMEVSRIIDKEKDSIYIFSVEREQNIKKEIIGIEKNYDDIIL, encoded by the coding sequence ATGTATGTGATAATAACTTATGATATTAGTGAAAAAAAGGTTAGCGTTGTTAATAAATTGCTTAAAAAATACTTAACATGGACCCAAAATTCTGTTTTTGAAGGAAATTTAAGCGTTGGTGTTTTGAAGAAATGCTTAATGGAAGTTAGTAGAATAATTGATAAGGAGAAAGATTCAATATATATTTTTAGCGTAGAAAGAGAACAAAATATTAAAAAAGAAATAATTGGCATAGAGAAGAATTATGATGATATTATATTATAA
- the cas1b gene encoding type I-B CRISPR-associated endonuclease Cas1b, translated as MKHNYYIFKSGRLKRKDNTVFLETIDEERKYLPIESIDSLHLFGEIDLNTKLLNYLNSYGIIINFYNYYGYYSGSYYPRKQQVSGYLLVNQVQHYLNKEERLFLAKQFIISGVFHMVRNLRHYENTKEYIETINRELSDIDEVPVIPALMGIEGRIRNVYYSAFNSILKHGFLLNKREKRPPNDPVNVLISFGNSILYSTVLGEIYKTQLDPTVSYLHEPSTRRFSLSLDLSEIFKPLIIDSLIFYTINNKILNLEDFDSKEEICLLSEEGKKKFIKEYEKKLSTTVKHRKLKRSVSYRSFIKLECYKLIKHLIDDELYKPLKAWW; from the coding sequence ATGAAACATAATTATTATATTTTTAAGAGTGGACGTTTAAAGAGAAAAGATAATACGGTATTTTTGGAAACAATCGATGAGGAAAGAAAATATTTACCTATTGAAAGTATTGATTCCTTACACCTTTTTGGCGAAATAGATTTAAATACAAAACTTCTAAACTATTTAAATAGTTATGGAATAATAATTAATTTTTACAACTATTATGGTTACTATTCTGGAAGTTATTATCCACGAAAACAACAAGTATCGGGTTATTTGTTGGTTAATCAAGTGCAGCACTATTTAAATAAAGAAGAAAGATTATTTTTAGCTAAGCAATTTATAATTTCTGGTGTTTTTCATATGGTTCGTAATTTGAGACACTACGAAAACACTAAAGAATATATAGAAACCATAAATAGAGAGTTGTCAGACATTGATGAAGTTCCTGTCATACCAGCCTTGATGGGAATAGAAGGAAGAATTAGAAATGTATATTATTCAGCTTTTAACAGCATCTTGAAGCATGGATTTCTATTAAATAAAAGAGAAAAAAGACCTCCAAATGATCCTGTGAATGTACTAATTTCATTTGGAAACAGTATTTTATACTCAACTGTTCTCGGAGAAATATATAAAACACAATTAGATCCCACAGTCAGTTATCTTCACGAGCCTTCTACCAGGCGTTTTTCATTATCTTTAGATTTATCAGAAATTTTTAAACCTTTGATTATCGATTCTCTTATATTCTATACAATTAACAACAAAATATTAAATTTGGAAGACTTTGACAGTAAAGAAGAAATTTGCTTGCTAAGCGAAGAAGGTAAGAAGAAGTTTATTAAAGAATATGAAAAAAAACTTAGTACGACTGTAAAGCATAGAAAACTTAAAAGAAGTGTTTCATATAGAAGCTTTATAAAATTAGAATGCTATAAGCTTATTAAACATCTTATTGATGACGAGCTATATAAGCCTTTAAAAGCGTGGTGGTAA
- the cas4 gene encoding CRISPR-associated protein Cas4, producing the protein MEFDFQTFKVQGIKVNYYFVCKRKLWLYDKGISMENESDAVLEGKLIHENSYPKAKTREIMIDDLLKVDIIEGDYIKDVKKSSKMRRSDTMQIAYYLFYLKQLGVMKKGTINYVRERKIEKIELTEDLENEIKNALLEINKILDSKKPPRREKLPYCKKCAYYLFCYVEELDNET; encoded by the coding sequence TTGGAGTTCGACTTTCAAACCTTTAAAGTTCAAGGTATTAAAGTTAATTATTATTTCGTATGTAAAAGAAAGTTGTGGTTATACGATAAGGGAATAAGTATGGAAAATGAAAGTGATGCTGTATTAGAAGGAAAATTAATTCATGAAAATTCTTATCCTAAGGCTAAAACTCGTGAAATAATGATAGATGATCTATTAAAGGTAGACATAATCGAAGGAGACTATATAAAAGATGTGAAAAAATCAAGCAAGATGAGGCGGAGCGATACCATGCAGATAGCATATTATCTATTTTATTTAAAACAGCTGGGAGTGATGAAAAAAGGTACCATAAACTATGTCAGAGAAAGAAAAATTGAGAAAATAGAACTGACTGAAGATTTAGAAAATGAAATTAAAAATGCCCTGTTAGAGATAAATAAAATATTGGATAGTAAAAAGCCACCTCGAAGAGAAAAACTACCTTATTGTAAGAAATGTGCCTATTATTTATTCTGTTATGTGGAGGAATTAGATAATGAAACATAA
- the cas3 gene encoding CRISPR-associated helicase Cas3', translating into MIYAKSNPQESMYEHTQKLLENLEILKTMYGSRIENILPNVVNKEQFWYCVCITAFYHDFGKAFTPFQNVIREMIGQEKSYSSFKNDIPHGYLSPAFLPFEEMSHYLSDDNELVKIIIQAIAFHHERNIIPDKGHIIEVISKDLEPQLSEINKHMGTNIQKLDKFYLNDMTNRITQSHKYYHLYVLIKGILHRLDHASSAHAEVEVYSKEALNEVTEKHITLNLNSNLRDVQTYARDNSHKNLIIVASTGIGKTEAALMWAGEDKTFFTLPLRVSLNSLYSRVKETINFDEVGLLHSTALDYLADKGYEDSLIIYEQSKHLAKKLNFTTVDQIFPFVFKYLGYEKIYATLAYSKIIVDEIQAYSPSMAASIIKGLEMIYELNGKFLIMTATFPRIYKDYLIQKEIPFEEKQFLSTLERHFVTIKEKSILDDVDQIIKKSKESKVLVLANTVAKTIEIYNILKSNIPRGVYKNVNLLHSLFIQRDRAQKEKDIQAFSKSDEAGIWISTQIVEASLDVDFDYLFTEMSTLDSLFQRFGRCYRNRQFDLNHPNVYIYTKNVSGVGYVYNKDIWNFSLNYLRDYDNKIVTESDKVQMVDQLYSENQLKGTKFLEEFRNSLNFLDNIIDYDLRKEEVQKIFRDINTVTCIPEDIYNKNKFLFDLCEKEKDKNSLAKLYSEVRKLTVDVPLYKAKEHILCRLNGYRLNNIHLLKCDYNDEQGIIFSQKGDDFDRYIL; encoded by the coding sequence ATGATATATGCTAAATCGAATCCACAGGAATCCATGTATGAACATACCCAAAAACTTTTGGAAAATTTAGAGATATTAAAAACTATGTATGGTTCGAGAATTGAAAATATCCTACCCAACGTAGTTAACAAAGAACAATTTTGGTATTGCGTTTGCATAACAGCATTTTATCATGACTTTGGAAAAGCATTTACACCATTTCAAAATGTAATTAGAGAAATGATTGGGCAAGAAAAGAGTTATAGTTCTTTTAAAAACGATATCCCTCACGGATATCTCTCCCCAGCCTTTTTACCTTTTGAAGAAATGTCACATTATCTGTCTGACGACAATGAACTGGTAAAGATAATTATACAAGCAATAGCGTTTCATCATGAAAGAAATATTATTCCCGATAAAGGACATATTATTGAAGTTATATCCAAAGACCTAGAACCTCAACTTTCCGAAATTAATAAACATATGGGGACAAATATACAGAAACTCGATAAATTTTATTTAAATGATATGACAAATAGAATAACTCAATCTCATAAATATTATCACTTATATGTATTGATAAAAGGTATACTACATAGATTAGATCATGCCTCTTCTGCACATGCTGAAGTAGAAGTATATAGTAAAGAGGCTTTAAATGAAGTAACCGAAAAGCACATAACTTTAAACCTTAATTCAAATTTGAGAGATGTTCAAACCTATGCTCGAGATAACTCCCATAAAAATTTGATTATTGTTGCTTCTACAGGCATAGGAAAAACAGAAGCTGCGCTGATGTGGGCTGGTGAAGATAAAACTTTTTTTACCCTTCCTTTAAGAGTTTCTCTAAACTCTTTATACTCAAGGGTGAAAGAGACAATAAATTTTGATGAAGTGGGTTTGCTTCATTCAACTGCTTTAGATTATCTAGCAGATAAGGGTTATGAAGATTCTTTGATAATCTATGAACAATCGAAACATTTAGCAAAGAAGTTAAATTTTACCACAGTCGATCAAATTTTCCCCTTTGTTTTCAAATATTTAGGTTACGAAAAAATATATGCGACTCTTGCATATTCTAAGATTATAGTAGATGAAATACAAGCATATTCCCCCTCAATGGCCGCAAGCATTATAAAAGGTTTAGAAATGATATACGAACTAAATGGGAAATTTTTGATTATGACAGCAACATTTCCTAGAATATACAAAGATTATTTGATACAAAAGGAAATACCATTTGAAGAAAAGCAATTTTTGTCAACTTTGGAAAGGCATTTTGTAACTATAAAAGAAAAGTCGATATTAGATGATGTAGATCAAATTATAAAAAAATCAAAAGAAAGCAAAGTTTTAGTTTTAGCTAACACCGTTGCTAAAACCATCGAAATTTATAATATCTTAAAGAGTAATATACCCCGAGGAGTATATAAAAATGTTAATCTTTTACATTCGCTTTTTATTCAACGTGACCGTGCTCAAAAAGAAAAAGATATTCAAGCATTTTCTAAAAGTGATGAAGCAGGGATATGGATTAGCACTCAGATAGTAGAAGCTTCTTTGGATGTTGACTTCGATTACTTATTCACCGAAATGTCAACACTGGATAGTCTTTTTCAACGATTCGGCAGATGTTATCGAAATCGACAGTTTGATCTCAATCATCCTAATGTTTATATTTATACAAAAAATGTAAGTGGAGTTGGCTATGTATATAACAAAGATATTTGGAATTTTAGTTTAAACTATCTTAGAGACTACGATAATAAAATTGTCACTGAAAGCGATAAAGTACAAATGGTTGACCAACTCTACTCGGAAAATCAATTAAAAGGAACAAAATTTTTAGAAGAGTTCAGAAATTCCCTTAACTTTTTAGACAATATTATTGATTATGATCTACGTAAAGAAGAAGTACAGAAGATTTTTAGAGACATTAATACAGTTACGTGTATACCTGAAGATATTTATAATAAAAATAAATTTCTCTTTGATTTATGTGAAAAAGAAAAAGATAAAAATAGCCTTGCAAAATTGTATTCAGAAGTAAGAAAGTTAACCGTAGATGTGCCTCTTTATAAGGCGAAGGAACATATCTTATGTAGACTCAACGGTTACAGACTCAATAATATTCACTTGCTAAAATGTGATTATAACGATGAGCAAGGTATAATTTTTAGCCAAAAAGGGGATGATTTTGATAGATATATCCTTTAA
- the cas5b gene encoding type I-B CRISPR-associated protein Cas5b, whose translation MKALKLNIYQQNATYKKPFAFKVAETYPLPPYSTVKGLLHKIMNAEEFNPLAISIQGSFENICFNLQSMYSYKSREGPSVTSVPSYVHMLYNVNLIIHVCAQPNIIDAIIKGIKDSEEYFSLGRREDLAVIEDFKQVNLEEIIIGRGKADPYEIKFPIYIPKKQLPPDLSGINYRLNWKYTIQNELRVWERIDTVYVESGNVIDSGTILLDEEGDLVFLMEGEGNDIC comes from the coding sequence ATGAAAGCTTTAAAATTGAATATTTACCAGCAAAATGCAACTTATAAAAAGCCTTTTGCTTTTAAGGTGGCAGAGACGTATCCTCTGCCCCCTTACTCTACCGTAAAAGGATTATTGCATAAGATTATGAATGCTGAAGAATTTAATCCTTTAGCTATTTCTATTCAAGGAAGCTTCGAAAATATCTGTTTCAATTTACAAAGTATGTATTCGTATAAAAGTAGAGAAGGTCCGAGTGTTACTTCTGTACCTTCCTATGTGCATATGTTATACAATGTAAATTTGATTATACATGTATGTGCTCAACCAAATATTATTGACGCAATTATTAAGGGAATAAAAGATTCAGAAGAATATTTTAGTTTAGGAAGAAGAGAAGATTTAGCCGTAATAGAGGATTTTAAACAAGTAAATTTAGAAGAAATAATTATAGGACGAGGAAAAGCTGATCCTTACGAAATAAAATTTCCTATTTATATACCGAAAAAACAATTACCTCCTGATTTGAGTGGCATAAACTACCGACTTAACTGGAAATATACTATACAAAACGAACTAAGAGTATGGGAACGTATCGATACCGTATATGTTGAAAGCGGTAACGTAATAGATTCAGGAACAATTCTTTTAGATGAAGAAGGAGATCTAGTTTTTTTAATGGAAGGTGAAGGAAATGATATATGCTAA
- the cas7i gene encoding type I-B CRISPR-associated protein Cas7/Cst2/DevR: MSKGLTASVIFQAQSLNYDEGIANISVLKKLTRGDGTLITYASRQALRYDIVRLGHEMYNWNLQVVDKSKGTVQFRDDLTIKDSVEMDLFGYMKTVKKSQKETGGAGTRPAVVRLSHAISLEPYRSDTEFLTNKGLADRIKEHPNIANIEQHLSLYTYTFTIDLAKIGEDGETILDNAEKSKRVNQFLEIIKLLNRNIRGRQENLSPIFIIGGIYDLSSPFFLGRIGINMKNGLYYIQEDKLNSTLEKTLDNNKIKDKTFVGFADGYFTNDFKIKEMFGERALSVEHFFVKMKNEVNNFYGVSNT; this comes from the coding sequence ATGTCTAAAGGTTTAACTGCAAGCGTTATATTTCAAGCACAAAGCTTAAATTACGATGAAGGAATAGCCAACATTTCTGTTCTTAAAAAGTTAACTCGAGGAGATGGAACTTTAATTACCTATGCATCAAGACAGGCCTTAAGATACGATATTGTTAGACTTGGTCACGAAATGTATAATTGGAACTTACAAGTTGTTGATAAATCAAAAGGTACAGTCCAATTTCGTGACGATTTGACAATAAAAGATTCTGTAGAGATGGATTTATTTGGATACATGAAAACTGTAAAGAAAAGTCAGAAAGAAACTGGTGGAGCTGGTACAAGACCAGCAGTCGTGCGTTTGAGTCATGCTATCTCTCTTGAACCATACAGAAGTGACACAGAATTTTTAACTAACAAAGGACTTGCTGACAGGATAAAAGAACACCCTAACATAGCTAACATTGAACAGCATTTAAGCTTATATACATATACCTTTACTATAGATCTAGCTAAGATAGGGGAAGATGGAGAAACCATTTTGGATAATGCCGAAAAATCAAAAAGAGTTAACCAATTTTTAGAAATAATAAAACTCCTTAATAGAAACATTCGTGGAAGGCAAGAAAACCTTTCACCAATTTTTATAATAGGTGGCATTTATGATTTGTCTTCTCCTTTCTTCTTAGGAAGAATAGGAATAAATATGAAAAACGGATTGTATTATATTCAAGAAGACAAACTTAACAGCACTTTAGAAAAAACCTTAGATAATAACAAAATTAAAGATAAAACATTCGTAGGCTTTGCCGATGGGTACTTTACAAATGATTTTAAAATAAAAGAAATGTTCGGAGAAAGAGCCTTATCAGTAGAGCATTTTTTTGTCAAAATGAAAAATGAAGTCAATAATTTTTATGGGGTGAGCAATACATGA
- the cas8a1 gene encoding type I-B CRISPR-associated protein Cas8b1/Cst1, translating into MSIKFYLSEWFYNMGIVGFLRILKFNNVDESRYTAKENYLEIENELLDNFAEYYFNYFFTINDDRERFVTITNEATKLIENYDELSEASDQEASAKNIIEAINKVYDRFKRYENSVKNTCYVDEYNDLLNSLKEINRIIKKDTSTKTLGDAKSILNNLLAFVSIEEIRKKRAANITRSNLSDFFGQASFLNPAFAGAYAQNFIEKMHKDYVQPVKEKYNQNPSKKSKSKTVYHCSLCSRETIGNYHFDEAMFSPIGLSLKENKNFFWNEVNKLPICEECKLLLMCTPAGCTPLRKPRPTIDEIDYYTEYTFVNLDTDIDSLFKINENFKQRSSSSNPYREIIIDIVTEKKQKARWTLQSIFFVEFQTKKKTTYLHYFNIAPYKAKFFIDKQVNYLLTHIYPPRFQMDTMEYILNDRDLYLLIYENLSNYIKKAGTPIWCFNVVCLRHLLNGYRRRQEKVSTKIINEAFNYGKDLNRYYVTTDSANKINSIGYKMLNAVKVGNKEEFLDNLIRTCMSIQKPIPDFFLNVLTEQRADFKDIALAFICGFTALPLGADESKENVLNKEV; encoded by the coding sequence ATGTCTATAAAATTCTATTTATCTGAATGGTTTTATAATATGGGCATTGTAGGATTTCTACGTATTCTTAAATTTAATAATGTCGATGAAAGTAGATATACAGCAAAAGAAAACTACTTAGAAATTGAAAATGAATTACTCGATAATTTTGCCGAATATTACTTTAATTATTTTTTTACTATAAACGATGATAGAGAAAGATTTGTAACAATCACAAATGAAGCAACCAAATTAATTGAAAATTACGATGAACTTTCTGAAGCCTCTGACCAAGAGGCAAGTGCCAAAAATATTATTGAAGCAATAAATAAAGTTTATGATCGCTTCAAGAGATATGAGAATTCAGTGAAAAATACCTGCTACGTTGATGAATACAATGATTTATTGAATTCATTAAAAGAAATTAATCGTATAATTAAAAAAGATACAAGTACTAAAACACTAGGAGATGCAAAATCGATTTTAAATAATTTATTAGCTTTTGTTTCTATTGAAGAAATACGAAAAAAACGGGCTGCAAATATAACTCGATCAAATCTAAGTGATTTTTTCGGTCAAGCAAGTTTTCTTAATCCTGCTTTCGCTGGTGCTTACGCGCAAAATTTCATAGAAAAAATGCACAAGGATTATGTCCAACCGGTGAAAGAAAAATATAATCAAAATCCTTCTAAAAAATCTAAAAGTAAAACAGTATATCACTGTTCATTATGTTCACGCGAGACTATCGGAAATTACCATTTTGATGAGGCTATGTTTTCACCAATAGGATTGAGTTTAAAAGAAAATAAAAATTTTTTTTGGAACGAAGTTAATAAACTTCCAATTTGTGAAGAATGTAAGCTTCTTCTAATGTGTACTCCAGCTGGATGCACCCCACTTAGAAAACCCCGACCAACAATCGACGAGATTGATTATTACACTGAATATACTTTTGTTAACTTAGACACAGACATAGATAGTTTGTTTAAAATAAACGAAAATTTTAAGCAACGTTCAAGTTCCTCTAATCCTTATAGAGAAATTATAATTGATATAGTGACTGAAAAGAAACAAAAGGCGCGTTGGACGTTGCAGAGTATTTTCTTTGTCGAATTTCAAACCAAAAAGAAGACTACATATTTACACTATTTCAACATAGCTCCTTATAAAGCGAAATTTTTTATAGATAAACAGGTAAATTATTTATTAACTCACATATATCCCCCTCGATTCCAAATGGATACCATGGAGTACATTTTAAATGATAGAGACTTATATCTGTTAATTTATGAGAATTTGAGTAACTATATAAAAAAGGCTGGAACTCCTATTTGGTGTTTTAATGTAGTGTGTTTAAGACATTTATTAAATGGATATAGAAGGAGGCAGGAAAAAGTGAGCACAAAAATTATAAATGAGGCTTTTAACTACGGAAAAGACCTTAATAGATATTATGTTACGACAGATTCTGCGAACAAGATTAATTCCATAGGCTATAAAATGTTAAATGCTGTAAAAGTGGGGAACAAAGAAGAATTTTTGGATAATCTTATTAGAACTTGTATGAGTATTCAAAAACCTATTCCCGACTTTTTTTTAAATGTACTAACAGAGCAAAGAGCAGATTTTAAAGATATTGCTTTAGCATTTATATGTGGATTTACAGCATTGCCCTTAGGTGCTGATGAATCTAAAGAAAATGTTCTTAATAAGGAGGTTTGA
- the cas6 gene encoding CRISPR-associated endoribonuclease Cas6 — MRLCCNFETETVPLPYQMMFVSLIKEILKSSSEEYFNQLYYYDHDKRSKQSKNFCFSVFLKNFELKNEHFVLKDGLNLNISSPDNLFIVNFFNGLLKTKSFKYKNYFIKLVKVYPLPEKNITEERITFKTMSPIHLTDKRKKPLSPYDENFTKEYNYLSDKILANYRGEGLSRNIEFTPIQMKKVVVKEKIDEFQRNTGKEFMFLESYEGTFSLQGDVSDLRDIYALGVSLRRSQGFGMIEVI, encoded by the coding sequence GTGCGATTGTGTTGCAACTTTGAAACAGAAACAGTTCCATTACCCTATCAAATGATGTTTGTAAGTCTTATTAAAGAAATTTTAAAAAGTTCTTCAGAAGAATATTTTAATCAGCTATATTACTATGACCACGATAAAAGAAGCAAACAGTCAAAAAACTTTTGTTTTTCGGTGTTTTTAAAAAACTTTGAATTAAAAAATGAACATTTTGTTTTAAAAGATGGATTGAATCTAAACATAAGTTCTCCAGATAATCTTTTTATAGTAAACTTTTTTAATGGTTTACTAAAAACCAAAAGTTTCAAGTATAAGAATTATTTCATTAAACTTGTAAAAGTTTATCCTCTTCCAGAAAAAAATATCACTGAAGAAAGGATCACCTTTAAAACAATGTCTCCCATTCACTTAACTGACAAAAGAAAAAAGCCTCTCTCTCCTTACGATGAAAATTTTACAAAAGAATATAATTACCTTTCAGATAAGATATTAGCAAATTATAGAGGAGAGGGATTATCAAGAAATATAGAATTCACCCCAATACAAATGAAAAAAGTAGTTGTTAAAGAAAAAATAGATGAATTTCAAAGAAATACAGGCAAAGAATTTATGTTTTTAGAATCTTACGAAGGTACCTTTTCATTACAAGGCGATGTTTCGGATTTGAGAGACATTTATGCTCTAGGAGTTTCCCTTCGACGAAGCCAAGGATTCGGTATGATAGAGGTGATATAA
- the cas6 gene encoding CRISPR-associated endoribonuclease Cas6, whose protein sequence is MILPINYNHIIQAFILQLINDAEYRKFIHNQGYLYKKRCYKMFSFSRLNGEFKINPHDKTIEFFENVNLIISSLDENIIRYVADSLLFKSEFELMNQKIYVKKIEYKDEEIHNNRLQIKTLSPITVYSTIQKDSSKKTIYYSPSEKEFSKLIIENLKSKYLAFYKLDEEKVPFNENFVIKEKNGSKSKLVITYYKNFIIKGWHGLFEIKGDPRLLKIGYDAGFGAKNSQGFGLVEIL, encoded by the coding sequence TTGATACTACCAATAAATTATAACCATATTATTCAGGCTTTTATTCTTCAACTAATAAATGATGCTGAATATAGAAAATTCATTCATAACCAAGGATATTTATACAAAAAACGTTGTTATAAGATGTTTTCATTTTCTCGATTAAATGGTGAATTTAAAATTAATCCTCACGATAAAACTATCGAGTTTTTTGAAAATGTTAATTTGATAATTTCATCTCTTGATGAAAATATAATAAGATATGTTGCTGATTCATTGTTGTTTAAAAGTGAATTTGAATTAATGAACCAAAAAATTTATGTTAAAAAAATTGAATACAAAGATGAGGAAATACATAATAATCGCCTCCAGATAAAAACTCTTTCTCCTATAACCGTTTATTCAACCATTCAAAAAGATTCTTCAAAAAAAACAATATATTATTCCCCTTCCGAAAAAGAATTCTCAAAATTAATAATAGAAAATTTAAAATCCAAATATTTAGCATTTTATAAGCTTGATGAAGAAAAAGTTCCTTTCAATGAAAATTTTGTTATTAAAGAAAAAAACGGTAGTAAGTCAAAGCTTGTAATAACTTACTATAAAAATTTTATAATTAAAGGTTGGCATGGATTGTTTGAAATAAAAGGAGATCCAAGATTATTAAAAATTGGCTATGATGCTGGATTTGGAGCAAAGAATTCTCAAGGTTTTGGTCTAGTAGAGATACTTTAA
- a CDS encoding uracil-xanthine permease family protein has translation MDDAKKVSVNNEEVVYRLEDKPPFFETVILSIQHMLAMFVGIITPPLIIAGVAGLNPVETGYFVSMALIISGVTSFMQAKKIGPLGVGMLAVQGTSFTFVPMAIVAANVGGLPLVLGMALITSPVEMILSRFLTQTRKIFPPVVSGTVVMLIGLGLIQTAVNDIGGGVGATDWGSVPNLLMALFVLIVIAIAHIYGKGIIKAGAVAIGLVVGYLLAIPLGMVDFAPVAESGWITAPIPFKYGLSIKWSLILPWILAYIITTVETVGDLTAIAEVSGEPVEGKVHDERLKRGVLTDGVGSALAAVFNTLPNTTFSQNIGVIQLSKVASKVVGVGVAIVLMLLGFFPKIGALVSVMPKPVLGGATIALFGMVATSGMRIALRGGLTDKKMFILAISLALGLGVTFRPDIVNQLPEWMAIIFSSNITVGALTAIVLNLLMPEPKNKKKNQ, from the coding sequence ATGGATGATGCAAAAAAAGTAAGTGTAAATAACGAAGAAGTTGTTTACAGATTGGAAGACAAACCGCCTTTTTTTGAAACAGTTATTCTTAGTATTCAGCATATGTTGGCTATGTTTGTGGGGATTATTACACCTCCTTTAATTATTGCGGGTGTTGCGGGTTTGAATCCAGTAGAAACTGGGTATTTTGTTAGTATGGCTTTGATTATTTCAGGGGTTACTTCTTTTATGCAAGCAAAGAAAATTGGACCACTGGGTGTTGGGATGTTGGCTGTTCAAGGTACTAGTTTTACTTTTGTTCCAATGGCAATTGTTGCAGCTAATGTTGGTGGTTTGCCTTTAGTATTAGGAATGGCACTTATAACATCGCCTGTTGAAATGATTTTAAGTCGTTTTTTAACTCAAACTAGGAAGATATTTCCTCCTGTTGTTTCTGGTACTGTGGTTATGCTTATAGGGTTGGGATTGATTCAAACAGCTGTTAATGATATAGGAGGAGGAGTTGGCGCTACCGATTGGGGAAGTGTTCCGAACTTATTGATGGCTTTATTTGTTTTAATTGTAATAGCAATTGCTCATATATATGGTAAGGGGATTATAAAAGCAGGAGCGGTGGCAATTGGCTTAGTGGTTGGTTATCTCTTGGCAATTCCTTTAGGGATGGTAGACTTTGCACCAGTTGCAGAATCTGGTTGGATTACTGCACCTATTCCTTTTAAATATGGACTTTCAATCAAATGGAGTTTGATTCTACCATGGATTTTAGCTTACATTATCACAACTGTTGAAACTGTCGGGGATTTAACAGCAATAGCAGAGGTTAGCGGAGAGCCTGTTGAGGGTAAGGTTCATGATGAAAGATTAAAAAGAGGTGTTTTAACAGATGGTGTAGGTAGTGCCTTGGCCGCTGTTTTTAATACGTTACCGAATACAACTTTTAGTCAAAATATTGGGGTTATTCAGTTGAGTAAAGTTGCAAGTAAAGTTGTAGGAGTGGGAGTAGCAATTGTTTTGATGTTATTAGGGTTCTTCCCAAAAATTGGCGCTTTGGTTAGTGTAATGCCTAAACCTGTCTTAGGTGGAGCTACGATTGCATTATTTGGTATGGTGGCTACCTCAGGAATGAGAATTGCATTAAGAGGTGGTTTAACCGATAAGAAAATGTTTATTTTAGCAATTTCTTTAGCTTTAGGACTAGGAGTTACTTTCAGACCAGATATTGTTAATCAGCTTCCTGAATGGATGGCAATTATTTTTTCCTCGAATATAACCGTAGGTGCATTAACAGCAATAGTTCTGAATTTGTTGATGCCGGAACCAAAAAACAAAAAGAAAAATCAATAA